In the genome of Lactuca sativa cultivar Salinas chromosome 3, Lsat_Salinas_v11, whole genome shotgun sequence, the window TCCTCCCTGTTTATGGTTGTTTCAAAAGCAAAATAGAAAATAGTTTAGTAAAATGATATAATTAATCAATTGTTGTCCTAATAGATGTCCTACAAAAGAGAATTCACTGCCCACAGCACACCAAGAGACTAAAGTGAGCAACTTTTGAAAATGATACAAAATGATACAAGGGTTTCTATCAACATTTCCAAGTGAAAAACTCTCTCTTAAGCTtataaatatcatttcattatatTTTTAACTCTTTACAAATAGTCTGTCTAGTTATATATAACTAAACATGTTTTCCAAAATTGCCACCATTGACCCTTCCTTATTTGTTTCCTTTTATTAGCTCATGTATTCATTAtttctttttacttttatttttccttttttattctttatttaaaAAGATTATTTTCACTATAAATGTCCAAAATTTCTAGGCCTAAAAAATAGGTTTTCCTGAAGCTTTTAGATTTTAGGTTGTGTAAGCCTCTTGATTGTAGGACATTGTCTACATTGAATGAAAATGAAGCCATGAGTGATGAAAATATAAGAGAAGCAATGGATATTGATGGTTTTCCTGATGCTGTGAATGGGCATAGATGGATGAGTGCTCATGAACAGCTTCAACATTGGCAGATGAACAGAAGAAAACTGGTCTGTTactcttttatgagtttttaatcggagatttttatattattgttgATTAATTAATTTGATCTTTTTGGTTTTATGTGAGAGAAGGTGTTTTCAACAGTGGGGACACCGGACTATATTGCCCCTGAAGTGTTGTTGAAGAAAGGATATGGGATAGAGTGTGACTGGTTAGTGTCGTATTACTATTTTTGctgagggtatttttgtcattttcttttgTTTCATGAGTGTTTTTaagtattactattaatgcagGTGGTCATTAGGTGCAATAATGTATGAGATGCTTGTTGGATATCCTCCATTTTACTCAGATGATCCAATAAGTACATGTAGGAAggtataaataaataagtaaaagtacattgctatatttgTATTTTTCGTGATCATTGATTATGGTGTGTTGAAACAGGAACAATTGGCGGCCTTTGATTCAAAACTCAAATTGAAGAACACTTGTCACCCTCTACCGATTCAACATACTCAATAATTTGCCAAGTAATCCACCAAGTAATTCTCAATTTTACGTTTGTAAGCACTTAGACACATTTATTGTATTATTAGACAATGTTTATTAGtaatatgtatttgtatttgatactttttttaggttaattagttttgttataataatatttattttgtaGTTGAATTTCaatattattataagtttaatgtaatgggttttttcaatatttttggACAGAAAAAACtagatatatttatatatatatatatatatatatatatatatatatatatatatatatatatatatatatatatatatatatatatatatatatatatatatatatatatatattaattttttactgtttttttaaataaaaagtaaTTAGCTATGGATTACCTACAGAAAATTCGTAGCTATTTACTTCCGTAGCTACTTAGTTTCGTAGTTATTTCGTAGCTATCCACTTCCGTAGCTATTTTGTAGCAAATCCATAGCTATTTATTTTTGTAGCTATTCTGTAGCGATTCAGTAGCTAATCCATAGTTATAATTTAGCCACAAACCATTATGTGTAACGCctatgtttccgggcttgccatttttagcaatgtaatggtttaggttaacctttgtaacccgttttgatataataagattgtattatttgagtattatgtgttttgtgcttaattgcttaattatgtggtttgattaattaagaataaaaataagcgtcaaaatttaagtgtaaaataaacttaatatctttgatttatgttgtagtagttgaaacgaggtttccgaatatatatatagaacgcccaaatctgacttcgtatgaggaagttatgatttctcgaagttttggcttagcggtatgcagcctgttttactcaatttgagatcgagcggtttttagccgaagcaatctaaatgagaatcgaagatctcattgttggtgtcgaagcgataaaaagttaggcgacaacggacgtcaaacga includes:
- the LOC111908511 gene encoding uncharacterized protein LOC111908511 isoform X2; this translates as MLYIEIVFSPGHLSSPSQNSYIFFTNSSSPFLASVICLSSPSSACHRHLLLAIAIVIIVSIRCLLQTPLLHLLSRRPRLCKPLDCRTLSTLNENEAMSDENIREAMDIDGFPDAVNGHRWMSAHEQLQHWQMNRRKLVFSTVGTPDYIAPEVLLKKGYGIECDWWSLGAIMYEMLVGYPPFYSDDPISTCRKEQLAAFDSKLKLKNTCHPLPIQHTQ
- the LOC111908511 gene encoding uncharacterized protein LOC111908511 isoform X1 → MLYIEIVFSPGHLSSPSQNSYIFFTNSSSPFLASVICLSSPSSACHRHLLLAIAIVIIVSRCVLIFGFSSMPSSNSSAPSIIQATKLLDFRLCKPLDCRTLSTLNENEAMSDENIREAMDIDGFPDAVNGHRWMSAHEQLQHWQMNRRKLVFSTVGTPDYIAPEVLLKKGYGIECDWWSLGAIMYEMLVGYPPFYSDDPISTCRKEQLAAFDSKLKLKNTCHPLPIQHTQ
- the LOC111908511 gene encoding serine/threonine-protein kinase CBK1 isoform X3 gives rise to the protein MLYIEIVFSPGHLSSPSQNSYIFFTNSSSPFLASVICLSSPSSACHRHLLLAIAIVIIVSIRCLLQTPLLHLLSRRPRTLSTLNENEAMSDENIREAMDIDGFPDAVNGHRWMSAHEQLQHWQMNRRKLVFSTVGTPDYIAPEVLLKKGYGIECDWWSLGAIMYEMLVGYPPFYSDDPISTCRKEQLAAFDSKLKLKNTCHPLPIQHTQ
- the LOC111908511 gene encoding serine/threonine-protein kinase CBK1 isoform X4 translates to MLYIEIVFSPGHLSSPSQNSYIFFTNSSSPFLASVICLSSPSSACHRHLLLAIAIVIIVSIRCLLQTPLLHLLSRRPRWMSAHEQLQHWQMNRRKLVFSTVGTPDYIAPEVLLKKGYGIECDWWSLGAIMYEMLVGYPPFYSDDPISTCRKEQLAAFDSKLKLKNTCHPLPIQHTQ